The genomic window tgcaggggctgttattgattgcaacaagggcaatgtcacttttcatgttaatggtaatgagcatacggtacactttccgaggaaacaacctcaagttcatagtatcaattatattggaaaaattccaactatcattattggaggttttgaatttcctcttcctactgtcaagaaaaaaaatgatattcttattattggggatgttcatatccccattgaggtaacccagtgttattcgaaatttctccggttccatgttattcggaatgagtttgttaacaagactttatcaaccttgttagtggattccttttgatgatcatgagatggatgaaactagaaggcacaaccttctgtaccctctttttactttctgttatttagaataaataaagcaaaatagtattatctgtctgttttctgatttatccatgcaataaaaaattatcctgaaaataaaagtgctccaaatgccctgcaaatttagtagtATGAttgtttatggaatatttgaggattttaggcactgagaataCAGCAGGGGGGacaagcacctagccacgagggtccagggtgtgcccctccccctgggcgcactcccctgcctcgtgggcccatggtgcccCCCTTCAcatattcctgcacccacacaccccatcttcctcccaaaaaaattcccatccagctcaagcacgagttctagctcattttgctgcgattttcgatctccttgctcaaacctCCATTCACAAAACCGCTTTggaagattgttgcttggtatgtgactcctccattggtccaattagtttttattctagtgctttattcattgcaaatttttgctgcctaggtgaccctattcttgagcttgcatttcaaatttatgaggtcctaagtaattctaatgcatgatataggctctaggcacttgtgggagtagttgctatcaaccttgtttagtttgattcacttttattttgaagttactaaaaatttcagaaattttcagaaaaagatgaagagattgttcttgaggggctcttctagccaaagctccaaggataaacaagctaaggagaaagaaaaggccaagtataatcttcctcgtgtaGTGGAAGTAAGGTCGTGtgagtggccttgtgataatttcttgagaacAGCCGacatttatgaagacttttattctttggctgaaaatgcgggcctcaccgacttcctccatgaccggatcgaacagtatctcttacttaccaatactttcatgcaaaacttttattaacatcctaagaattcacctccttcagtatattttaatttatatgatgaggctaaggaaatgtcattacatAATTTTTGCGCGgcttgtagaataccctttgagggcagcctggatgaaccacatcgtaaagatgtggatggttttattgacactattactgtagggaatcgaggaagggttccgatgcgagaatcactagcatacattttcctgttttatgctactttgccatatttgctagtcgatgcttaattagtcgtggaaatagtggaaacttcagtatttctgatattattattctgctccatgccttatttggtgataacacttttagtatggatgccgttattgctaaacggttaatcctaaaccgtacaaagggccccatctttggaggtatctattcTGCACGCCTTTCTAAACATTTcgatatacctattaggcatgatgagaaagaggagacactgcTGCCCCCTACCTTTTTAGATTATAGGAGCATGGTAgtgcatgagtttattgttgacaacgatgataagatgcttctgtataagctaagatttaataagaaacacaattataagatacgtatttctcaccgattttacattcatgttcacacatttattctagttgtcggtgctcatactttttcattgtactatccatgctagtttaatttctttttttagttttcttcttgtgtgtttgataaaccttaagaaaaaccaaacaaattagttagtttaatttctatgcttgtaatagtaattaaaagaaaacccaaaaagatttctcgttcttcttttgcttgttgggagctttcccgtgtaaatagttttatttcttttctttcttttgggggttgagaagagaagaccatattgaaaatgtttagtggctctcatatgcatgattgttgatttaacttagagcccatattaccttgtcttctcccttgaattgaatacTTGCAGAATCcagtttagtccaatgcacgtgcattattattattatccataccgttcagtcgtgcaagtgaaaagcaataatgacgatatatgatggactgatcggGAGGGAGCCATCACCTAACGCACGGGGTTATGAAAAAATTCCCTAtccgccgatccgccgccgccgatgcGCTGTAGGAGgtcgcccgatccgccgccgccgatgcGCTGGGCGGCGACTTTCTCCTCGGCCTTCCTCGACGGCAGGACGGACTGGCGGCCCGGCTCGCTCTTCCTAGATCGGCCTGCTTTCTGCTTTCTGCGGAATGGCGACGACAAGATCGAGGAAGGTCGACATCTTCGGACAGGGGAGAGGATTCAGAGCGGGACTGAGATGGTGTTACTGGATTGTGTCGTACGCGTCGGTGGTCGTGTCTTCCCAGAGCGACGGCGGCTTACCTTGGCTCCGGGTGATCTCTCCCGTGCAGTGGGGTCTCCGAGCTCCGGATCAAGATTCAGGATCCTAGCTAACGAGCAAACTGACGAAGACGAAGCAGGTCAGTTTGAGGAGACATCGGTGCCGGTTCAATCGGTCAATGCCGTACTCTCCTGTGAAGATCACGATGGGTCAGGGGATACCTGGTCGACGGTTGCTCGCCGGAAGAAATCAAAGGCGGAAATTGTCCAGGAATTCTGGGAGGACGTGGGATTTCCCGCCAAGGAATCACGCGTCTGGGAACGTCGGGATTCCGAGTCACCATCATCGTCTTCAGGTCAGATTCATTCTGGTTCGTTTTTGGCTGATCAGTTCTCGGATGATTACAGGTCTCAGCAGCGGGGTGTCGACGCCAAACCTGCGGCGACTGCGAAGTCCGCCCGTCGAGGTGTGCCCATCCGCCCTTGGAAAGGGCCTCTCCCGCGGCCGAGATCGCTGCAGCCAGTTGCGCTGGCGGTGTTCTGGCCGGAGCCGCCGGTGGCAACGAACGCGGCGTCAGCAGACAGAACCGCTGCAGCATCAGTGGACGAAACTGCTGCAGCGGCATGCTCCAATCAAGCGCTAAATATGGATCGGCCAATTGATCAAGCGAAGTCAGCGGGATGCATCAATCACGTGGACGCTGGAACTGGATCCATTGCTCTCGCGGAGGCTGGTGGGCCACAAGTGCGTGCGACTCCACGTTTGGGCCTTACTCTCAGAAGGACCGATCTGCTTCAAGGCTCACGTCGCCCTAGCACGCGATCCCCATCGCTCAGCCGCACCTCCTCCTTGGCCGCACCGCTTCGCTCCTACGCCGCCGTCCTGCGACAACCCTCGCCGGCGATAATGGCTAGCTGAAACATCGATGGTACCAAGGGACCCACGCCGGCCGGGACAGGAACGACGAACCCGATGATCTCAGCCGGATTTGGGGCTGCCGCCGGTCCGCTGCGCTTTGGCGTTCCACCGGCATACATCGCACCATCTGTCCCACGGGCTGCAGCACCGCCACCAGCGCCTGCCGCCTTCAGGGCTACTAGTCAACCAGCGTCCACAACTCCTGCTCGCTGCAACAAATACAAGCGCAAGGGGGGACGCCGCGATGCCGCTACCGCCGGTGCTTCCGGTGTCGTCCCTCCGGCTGCGCGACCTCCGCCACTGTTCCCGCCACCACCGGTTATCAACACCGCCCCTGCAACGCTGACTCCTGAGGCTACCAACATTGCACCGGTAGCTGCGGCCTCGACGGATGCCGCTGGACAGGGCCCTAAAGGGAAGAAAACTGGCATGTGGTGCTTCAAATGTCGTTCAGATGATCATCTCTCTAAGAATTGCACGGTGATACACTATTGTCATATTTGCAACAATTACAAGCACCCTATGCACCGTTGTCCTGTGCTAAAGCAACGAAGGCCCATGGCGTCGCTCGGTGGATGTGGTCTTGTAAACGCTATGTTTGTGCAGCTTCCTGACTCGCTTTTCAAGGAACATCTCGCACCGCCAACACTGCCGACTGCTCTTGTCACGATATCTGGTGGTTCTTTGTGCACTGCTGAGGTGGAGGTAGAGGTTGCTAAGATCGCCGCGGTCCAGTCATCATGGAAGTGGGAAGCCGTGCCGCATGGAGACAATGCTTTTCTAGTTTGTTTCCCGTCCCTCGAGATTTTGAAACGTGTGGCAGCTTTTGAGTACAATGTTAAATCACACGACGTGAAGATTGCATTCAGTGAATGGATAGCTGAGGAGGTCACGTCCGTTCTTCCTTTGCAGCCAGTATGGGTTCATGTCACCGGCGTTCCACCACCTCTCCGCCATTTCCTCGGTTTGTGGGCGGTTGGATCAATTATAGGGGCCACACAAGATGTTGATTTGGTTTCTTTGCGCCGGCATGGTATTGTGCGAATTCAGGTGGCTGTACATTCTTTGAATATTTTCTTCAAAGAGGTTGGATCTGTTGATGCTTCGGTCTCCTCGGATGTCTATGTTAAACTTAATGGATATCCGCTTCGGTTTGTTCTGGAGGAGGACTATGTCCCGGATCTTGACTTTATCCCACGAATTTGGGAACATCATGATGAGGGCCATGAGGACGGCGCTAATCAGGATGAGGATATGCCTGACAGAGATGCTAGCAAAAGGTCTAAAAATGTCCAAGTTGTCGGTGACAATACGACGTCGGATGCTCAAACTAGTTCAGCGGCTCCTATAAAGTCTGTACAGAGATCAGTTTATGCAGTGGAACCGGGCTGTTCGGCCGGCCGGCCGGACGTGATTGTGGCTCCAACGGGACTGCCCATAGCTGTTGCTACTCACGTGAATGAAGTGGACAATGAGCGGTCCACGGCTGCATGTGCCATACAGGCCGTGGCTGTGGATCAGGGCCGGCCTATGGCTCTTGGCTGCATGCGCCATGCACCGCTCACCGAGAGTGGTCCAGTCACCCACACGAGCCCGGCGCTCAAGAAGCTAGATGTTGCTGCCCCGACGCTGCATGCAGCTGCAACGCATGCTTCTGCCATGGCTTCAACGCGAATAGAGCCGGTCGTGGGTCCCGTTGCGCCTCCAGCCACATCACCGGTTGGCGGGACGAAATCCTTGACGACGCCACCAGCCACATCACCGGCTCGGGCGGCTGTCGCCGCGGTTTCACTGGGCTCAGCACCTCATTCATCACCGACCGCTGGGACTGTACAAACACCTCCGCCATCGTTAAAGTCTACGCCAAGCGCTACTCTGTCGCCGATGGGTACTATGTCTGGTGGCATGACCACGCCCCTTCGACGTAGTAACCATCACTCCCTTGCTGCTGATGGTTCCTTTGTAACTGATGAGCACTCCCTTGCGAAGGCAATGCGTCGCCAGGCCTTGAGAAATTTGGAACCCACGCCAGGTACCTCATCCACTcaatcttttctttctttttcagaTACTCGTATTACTAGTAGCTTAAAGAATGTTGATGTATCTATGGGAAAGAAAAATAATGAAATTAATCTGTCGGTTGGGGCACTTAAACACATGGAGATTGACCGTTTAAGGGTTTCTCCGAAGTGTAATAACGCCCTACCAAACCCCGAAACCGAGGACGATGATGAAGCGGATGCCAAATATGATGGTCCGCTAATCTCGCACTTGGTTGGTGAGGTTACCGAGGTGGGTTTAGATGATGCAAGACCTAGGTCAATGTTTTGTGACTTCATAGTGTCTTCGCGGAAATCTAAATCGCACTCCTCTAGAAAGAAACAGAAACCGCCCAAGAAGGCGAAAAGTTCCACACCAATTCGAGTTTTCtcatgagaggcatgttttggaatagcagaggtctctcagacttggctaaacataaacacATCGGTGATTGTGTGCGAGAACACGAATTGGATTTTGTGGCAATTTCTGAGGCTGGTAAATGTGACTTTCGCCCACACGTCCTCGATCACCTATCAGGTGGTTTCGACTACACATGGCATAGTCTACCAGCTCGTGGAAGGTCTGGAGGAATCCTTCTTGGGATACAGACCACGACCATGGACTTGTTGGCTTTTTCGACCGGTGATTTTCATATCAAATTTCACCTACGAAATAGGGCTGATAATTTTACATGGAGCCTAGTCGCAGTctatggggctgcccaagatgagCATAAATCTGCTTTCCTCCGTGAACTAGTGAACCTGGCTAAGGATAACCCGTACCCAATGCTTATTGGAGGGGATTTTAATATCCTTAGGTACCAGGAAGAAAAAAATAATGACCAGTTCGACACtcattggcctttccttttcaaTGCTGTGATTGATAGTTTGGATCTTCGGGAGGCCTGTATGTCGGGGCGGCAGTTCACTTGGGCTAATAACCGTTCTATGCCGACGTATGAGAAGCTCGATAGGGTACTCATGGATACCGAATGGGAGCTTAAATTTCCTATGGTAACCGTGCGAGCCCTAGAGCGTATCGAGGCATTATCGGATCAAGCACCAATCATTCTTGATTCTAATTCTACGAGTCATTCTGCCCGTCgccctttcaaatttgaattggcaTGGTTGCATCGGGATGGTTTTGTAGACTTAATAAAGAGTGTTTGGGACAGGCCCGCTGTTGGTCGTACACCGATTCAGAGATGGAATTATAAAATAAGGGCCATGAGGCAACACCTCTCTGGATGGGCTAAACACACCATTGGATTGTACAAAAAAGAAAAGCAGCGCCTCTGTACCATCATTGATGACCTCGACAAAATTGCAGAGACACGTACCTTATCTCAACAAGAGATTGAATTGAAAAATCAATCTAATGAGAAGGTTGCCCGTCTATTGCGCGAAGAGGAGATCAAATACTACCAGAGGTCCAAAGCTGACTTCATCCTATTGGGAGATAGTAATACAAAATACTTCCAATTGGTCGCCAATGGTCGACATAGGAAGAAATGTATTCATAGTCTCCAACAGGATGAGGGGCGGATCGAAGGTCAGGAGGAGCTCAAAAAGTATATCACCAGCTACTACAAATCTCTTTTGGGGCGCCAGATGAAGGGAATGTCACCCTTGACGAGGCCCGAATAGATGATATTTCACAAGTCACGGTGGAAGAGAACAATATCCTCACGGCACCTTTCTCGGAAGAGGAGGTGAGAGTGgcggtgttccaaatggaacaCAACAAAGCTCCAGGCCCTGATGGTTTTCCCGCAGAATTTTATCAGAATTTTTGGGATATCATCAAGGCTGACCTTCTGGAGTTGTTTAAGTGTCTTCATGCCGATCAACTTGACCTATTTAGGCTAAATTTTGGTGAGATTGTTTTGTTGCCGAAAATTAAGGAGGCCGAACGGATCCAACAGTTCAGacccatatgcctccttaatgtcagcttcaagattttcaccaaagtagctacgaataggttaaactcgatagctgaccatgttgtccggccatctcaaacggccttcatgcaaggaaggaatataCTAGATGGTGTAGTTATCCTTCATGAGACCGTCCACGAGATGCACCGAAAAAACATGAGTGGAGTGGTattcaaaattgactttgaaaaagcctatgacaaggtcaaGTGGTCTTTTCTCCAACAGGCCCTAAGGATGAAAGGTTTCTCTGATAAATGGTGCAAGTGGATCCAAaattttgtaactggaggtagtgtggccatcaaagtcaatgatgatgtaggtcattactttcagacaaaaaaaggactacgatagggtgaccccatgtccccaatgttatttaacattgttgctgacatgttggctattctgattgagcGCGCCAAGTAGGATGGACAGATTGCGggagtagtgccacaccttgtggatggtggcctctctattttgcaatatgccgatgacacgattctttttatggaacatgacctagaCAAAGCTCGAAATCTGAAGCTATTGCTTTCAGCGTTTGAGCAAATGTCGGGCCTcaaaattaactttcataaaagtgaattgttctgctttggagaaACCGTTGAGGCGGCGGCCGATTATGCTAACATGTTTGGTTGCGCACTTGGCCAATTCCCGATTAAATATCTGGGAATACCGGTACATTATCGGCGtctcaccattgcggagtggaagcatgtGGAGGAGCGTCTAGAGAAACGGTTGAGCAGTTGGAAAGGAAAACTACTCTCAGTTGGTGGTCGGCTGGTTTTGATTATCTCCGTCcacacaaatatggttctctatatgctttctttcttccaactcccaaaaggtGTCCTACAAAGACTGGACTACtttagatccagattcttttggcaaagagatggtgaaaagaaaaaatacaggATGGCCAAATGGAGCATGGTTTGTAGGCCtaaagaccaaggtggccttggaattcatgacctgcaggtcaagaatgaggccctTCTCAGTAAATGGTTATTTAAACTTCTTaccgaggatggtgtttggcaaaccatgttgcgcaacaagtatctaggccaaaaggcggtatcccaggcatattggaaacctggcgactcgcacttttgggctggcctaatggcggcaaagaaacatctcttttgctttgggtctttcgcgataaaggacgggtcggagattcgtttctgggaagacatctggctaggcaatgccagtctcagagaacaatatccagccttaTATAACATCGCTCgcgataagaataatactattgcgcaCGTGCTCGGTTCTTCCTCGCCGAATATTTCGTTCAGGCGGGATTTGATTAGGCCCCGACTtgtgtcatggcataatcttttatcccggctggattcgattaacctgacacaaggtcgggatgtgtttcgctggaaccttactacatcagggtctTTCACAGTGGACTCTATGTACCGTGCACTCACGCATTCTGAGGTACCAATGAGTAATAATAAGAAATTTGGAAGTCTaagattccactaaaagtgaaaatcttcatgtggtatcttcgtggGGGTTGTGttaaccaaagacaacctcgcacggcgcaactggcgagggagtaagaagtgttcttttgtactcatgacgagacaatcaaacacctctttttccaatgcaagtttgcacgttctacgtggtcagtcatccaaatagcgtcaaatttgtatccgcccacaagtgttgccaatatttttggtcattggttggacggtattacaaataggttcaaaacgctaataagggtgggagcgtatgccttaatttggtcgctttggctatgtagaaatgatttggtttttaatgacaaaaatgcttctcctctaCAGGTTATTTTCCGGTGTACGCACTCGCTACGTACGTGGTCTATACTACAACGGCCGGAGTACCAACCGCTGTTCATGGCGGTGTGTAcgcgattggagcaggtggctacggaggttttttttcccaacatgggtggcagcataacctaCGGATCGAGCCACCACCttcttcgacataggcatagtttcGGTCTAAAAGACTCTACTGTTGCCGGTGTGTCGATTTTTATTTCATGAATTTTGTCAGAATTCtggatttggctgtgtgcatcttagttatgcagaggccaggtgttactcataatgcttgtatccgcttgatgctacattttgagataataaagtcgccctttatcgaaaaaaatgatggactgatcgagatgagagaagctggtatgaactcgacctcgcttgtttttgtaaatatgatgagttcatcattcctgattcagcctattatgaataaacatgtttgcaatgacaattagagattatagttgcttatgccatgcttaattagctaggagcttataatggtttaccttgcgtgccaacatgctattaaaatggttgtgatgtggtatgatagggtggtatcctcctttcaatgattcgagtgacttgacttggcacatgttcacgcatgtagttgaaacaaaatcaacatagccttcacgatatttatgttcatggtggattatatcctactcatgctcgcacttggtgttgattaattttaatgcatgttcatggctgttgtcgctctctcagttggtcgcttctcagtctcttgctagccttcacctgtactaagcgggaatactgtttgtgcatccgaactccataaaccccaaagttattccatatgagtccaccataccttcctatatgcggtatttacctgccgttccaagtaaatttgtatgtgccaaactccaaaccttcaaatgaaattatgttctgtatgctcgagtagctcatgtatcaactagggttgtctgtatcttccatgctaggtgggttattctcaagaggagtgggctctgctcctcattcacgagaaaatggctggtaaccgggatgcccagtcccatgctcaaatcaaatcaaaataattaaacaaaactcccccaggattgttgctagttggatgcacccgttgtttcgggcaagccatggattgatgcttgttggtggtgggggagtataaactttaccattctgtttgggaactgcctatgatgtatgtagcatggaagatatcgagatctcatagttgttatgttgacagtgaaagtataccactcaaaatgttatttatctctatttcaaaatcgagctctagcacctctac from Triticum aestivum cultivar Chinese Spring chromosome 3B, IWGSC CS RefSeq v2.1, whole genome shotgun sequence includes these protein-coding regions:
- the LOC123065530 gene encoding uncharacterized protein, with the protein product MRCRRSPDPPPPMRWAATFSSAFLDGRTDWRPGSLFLDRPAFCFLRNGDDKIEEGRHLRTGERIQSGTEMVLLDCVVRVGGRVFPERRRLTLAPGDLSRAVGSPSSGSRFRILANEQTDEDEAGQFEETSVPVQSVNAVLSCEDHDGSGDTWSTVARRKKSKAEIVQEFWEDVGFPAKESRVWERRDSESPSSSSGQIHSGSFLADQFSDDYRSQQRGVDAKPAATAKSARRGVPIRPWKGPLPRPRSLQPVALAVFWPEPPVATNAASADRTAAASVDETAAAACSNQALNMDRPIDQAKSAGCINHVDAGTGSIALAEAGGPQVRATPRLGLTLRRTDLLQGSRRPSTRSPSLSRTSSLAAPLRSYAAVLRQPSPAIMAS